One Halomonas sp. M4R1S46 genomic window carries:
- the otnK gene encoding 3-oxo-tetronate kinase: MSIVLGAIADDFTGATDLANNLVRAGMRCVQVIGVPPHDLALEDVDAVVVALKSRSTPAPQAVTDSLAALAWLQAHGTHQIFFKYCSTFDSTDQGNIGPVSDALLERLGGRQTVMVPAFPLNRRTVYQGHLFVGDRLLNDSGMEHHPLNPMCDADLVRVLSRQTSHSVGLVSHEVEAQGSRAVREHLDHLAGQGVRHVICDTLDEADLEILAGAIVDYPLVTGGSGLGQALPVEYRRQGWLQDVTDAGRLAPAEGAPLVLSGSCSRATLAQVEHFLASHPGYELDPLALAEDNGQLEDALAFARTHLQDADNDGPVLIYASTTPERVKQAQKALGTEAAGRLVEDAMASLARTLVQEGVGRLLVAGGETSGAVVSALNIQQLRIGHQIDPGVPWTQAPIAGRAAPLSLALKSGNFGEIDFFTRAFEVLK; this comes from the coding sequence ATGTCTATCGTACTCGGGGCAATCGCCGATGACTTTACTGGCGCAACGGACCTAGCCAACAACCTGGTGCGTGCCGGCATGCGTTGTGTCCAGGTGATCGGCGTCCCGCCCCATGACCTGGCACTCGAGGATGTCGACGCCGTAGTGGTGGCGCTGAAGTCACGCTCTACGCCCGCGCCGCAAGCCGTCACGGATTCCCTGGCGGCGCTAGCGTGGTTGCAGGCTCACGGGACACACCAGATTTTCTTCAAGTATTGCTCCACCTTCGATTCCACCGACCAGGGCAATATCGGCCCAGTGAGCGATGCCTTGCTGGAACGCCTGGGAGGTCGCCAAACGGTAATGGTGCCGGCTTTCCCGCTCAATCGACGGACGGTCTACCAAGGGCACCTGTTCGTCGGGGATCGTCTCCTCAACGACAGCGGCATGGAACATCATCCCCTCAACCCGATGTGCGATGCCGACCTGGTACGTGTGTTGTCGCGCCAAACCTCGCACAGTGTGGGTCTCGTGTCACATGAGGTCGAGGCCCAAGGCAGCCGCGCGGTCCGTGAGCACCTCGACCATCTCGCCGGCCAGGGGGTCCGTCACGTGATCTGCGACACCCTTGATGAGGCGGACCTAGAGATCCTGGCGGGGGCGATAGTGGATTATCCGCTGGTTACCGGCGGCTCCGGCCTGGGCCAAGCGCTGCCCGTGGAGTACCGTCGCCAAGGGTGGTTGCAGGATGTCACTGATGCCGGCCGATTGGCCCCCGCCGAAGGGGCTCCCCTAGTGCTTTCGGGTAGTTGCTCCCGTGCGACCCTGGCTCAGGTAGAGCATTTCCTGGCCAGCCATCCGGGCTACGAGCTCGATCCCCTCGCACTGGCCGAGGACAATGGCCAGCTCGAGGATGCACTGGCCTTCGCCCGAACACATCTACAGGATGCCGATAATGATGGGCCCGTGTTGATCTATGCATCGACTACCCCGGAGCGCGTCAAGCAGGCGCAAAAAGCCCTCGGTACCGAGGCCGCCGGACGACTGGTCGAGGATGCCATGGCGAGCCTGGCCCGCACTCTGGTACAGGAGGGAGTCGGACGCCTCCTGGTCGCCGGCGGCGAGACCTCCGGGGCGGTAGTCTCGGCCCTGAACATCCAGCAACTGCGGATCGGCCACCAGATCGATCCCGGCGTACCCTGGACACAGGCTCCCATCGCCGGTCGCGCCGCCCCGCTCTCGCTGGCCCTGAAGTCCGGGAACTTCGGTGAGATCGACTTCTTCACCCGTGCCTTCGAGGTGCTGAAATGA